From the Pleurocapsa sp. PCC 7319 genome, one window contains:
- a CDS encoding DNA adenine methylase, translating to MRSHQLKLQEIDSNIKAKPFVKWVGGKTQLLPELTSRIPCNFSKYFEPFAGGGALFFHMQPEQSILIDINEELTNTYRVIKYQTEELIADLKRHIYEKDYYYQIRNVDRTDEYKSWSDVQRASRLIYLNKSCFNGLYRVNSKGEFNTPMGRYKNPKIVDEINLRACSQALQKAQIINGSFLEVEEQVNRDDFVYFDPPYAPLNATSNFTGYSQNGFDLQMQSSLKNLCDRLDAKGVRFMVSNSNAPLILDLYSNYKIEFVYANRAINSQGDKRGKIPEVIISNY from the coding sequence ATGCGATCACACCAATTAAAACTTCAAGAAATAGACAGCAATATTAAGGCTAAACCTTTTGTTAAATGGGTTGGAGGCAAAACCCAACTTTTACCAGAATTAACATCGCGAATTCCTTGCAATTTCTCTAAATATTTTGAACCATTTGCGGGCGGTGGAGCATTGTTTTTCCATATGCAACCAGAGCAATCTATTCTAATTGATATCAATGAAGAACTAACCAATACTTATAGAGTAATCAAGTATCAAACTGAAGAACTAATTGCCGATTTAAAACGACACATTTACGAAAAAGACTATTATTACCAAATCAGAAACGTTGATCGAACTGATGAATACAAATCATGGTCTGATGTTCAAAGAGCTAGCCGATTAATCTATCTAAATAAAAGCTGTTTTAATGGATTGTACCGCGTCAACTCAAAGGGTGAATTTAATACTCCTATGGGAAGGTATAAAAATCCTAAAATTGTTGATGAGATTAATTTAAGAGCCTGTAGTCAAGCACTTCAAAAAGCACAGATTATTAATGGCTCATTCCTTGAGGTCGAAGAACAAGTAAATCGTGACGATTTTGTCTATTTCGATCCTCCTTATGCACCGTTAAACGCTACGTCTAACTTTACAGGATACAGTCAGAATGGATTCGATCTTCAAATGCAGTCAAGTCTAAAAAATCTTTGCGATCGCCTTGATGCTAAGGGCGTTCGATTTATGGTTTCTAACTCCAATGCTCCACTGATTCTCGATCTCTACTCTAATTACAAAATTGAGTTTGTATATGCCAATCGTGCGATTAATTCTCAAGGTGACAAACGAGGTAAAATTCCTGAAGTGATAATTTCAAACTATTAA
- a CDS encoding PD-(D/E)XK nuclease superfamily protein: MTKSSTQGDTANQQGSILEKTIIPTFKARSFEIVKHSDWKKKPDKYGTELLLKHVPYTTIYGHRGYTEFLAKSKRYSLNHRIECKWQQSSGSVDEKFPYLYLNCIEAMPETDIIIIAGGGGMKEGAIPWLKEVVSMRRYLPSGAIQKSIQVFSLEEFIRWANQTLK, encoded by the coding sequence ATGACCAAATCTTCAACGCAGGGAGACACAGCCAATCAACAGGGGAGCATTCTAGAAAAGACGATTATCCCTACGTTTAAAGCAAGAAGCTTTGAGATAGTTAAACATAGTGATTGGAAGAAAAAGCCAGACAAATATGGAACTGAACTTCTTTTAAAGCACGTTCCTTACACAACCATATATGGACATCGAGGATATACCGAGTTTTTAGCCAAGTCTAAACGCTACAGTCTTAACCATAGAATTGAATGTAAGTGGCAACAGTCAAGCGGGTCAGTTGACGAGAAGTTTCCCTATCTATATCTCAACTGCATTGAAGCAATGCCCGAAACTGACATTATTATTATTGCTGGCGGTGGAGGTATGAAAGAAGGTGCGATTCCTTGGTTAAAAGAAGTAGTATCAATGCGACGCTATTTGCCTAGTGGAGCAATACAAAAGAGTATTCAGGTTTTTTCTTTAGAAGAGTTTATTCGTTGGGCAAATCAAACTCTTAAGTAG
- a CDS encoding transposase DNA-binding-containing protein has translation MNQTKNSITEKCDFGDQRLTKRAMFIESRLSLKYGKPLSEIFERASDLKRAYEFFANPKT, from the coding sequence ATGAATCAGACCAAAAATTCAATAACGGAAAAATGCGACTTTGGAGATCAACGTTTAACCAAAAGGGCGATGTTCATCGAATCAAGATTATCGTTAAAATATGGCAAACCACTCTCAGAGATTTTTGAGAGAGCAAGTGACCTGAAAAGAGCTTATGAATTCTTTGCCAATCCGAAAACTAG